A part of Melittangium boletus DSM 14713 genomic DNA contains:
- a CDS encoding sensor histidine kinase, with product MESPRHSEPHAAERRFTRSVLAGLFLLGLVALAGPLLSYQSDVDEMRHQFRSRVAREGRVYAQSLGLHLQLLKSELARVALGVGPDLQQERSLEDVQDLTGPNTGLFRQGIILMDASGEVRWSEPPRLLSGSPLLTRAWFQQLLVQQVPVVDALSPGSSTFVVAVPIVRERKTLGVLAGLLDANADLPGARPTREHLTLLVLNREGDLFIPYAPPEWATTKGFAAKVETLLSERGQEMETGRGEVFAWATPVPGTELRLVLAADETSSMTTIRERLLTQLLVIVVLQVGTLLLFVLHWRRVYRLFLEMERRAAEKETMAALGSAASLIAHEVKNSLNGLKVATGMLSPGEEQALAVRTLRGQIDRLAHLATSLLHFGKPPRVQRTPVDLPHLVREVLDGLRVLPEAEEVHLDAHLPESLSLTGDPLLLATALDNLVRNAMEATVAAKDLGQLDSPEVRVHVRREETHAVVDVEDNAGGPPADFEGRLFEPFVTTKPKGVGLGLSMTRRAVEAQDGQLTFSRIPGGSRFSVRLPLTVPESPP from the coding sequence ATGGAAAGCCCTCGCCACTCCGAGCCGCATGCCGCCGAGCGGCGCTTCACCCGCTCGGTCCTCGCGGGCCTCTTCCTGCTGGGCCTGGTGGCCCTGGCCGGCCCGCTCCTGTCCTACCAGAGCGATGTCGACGAGATGCGCCACCAGTTCCGCTCCCGCGTGGCGCGCGAGGGCCGGGTGTATGCCCAATCCCTGGGACTGCACCTGCAACTGCTCAAGTCGGAGCTGGCCCGCGTGGCCCTGGGCGTGGGGCCGGATCTCCAACAGGAACGCTCGCTCGAGGACGTGCAGGACCTCACCGGACCCAACACGGGCCTGTTCCGGCAAGGCATCATCCTGATGGACGCCTCGGGCGAGGTGCGCTGGAGCGAGCCGCCCCGGCTCTTGAGCGGCAGCCCCCTGCTCACGCGCGCCTGGTTCCAGCAGCTCCTCGTCCAGCAAGTGCCCGTCGTCGACGCGCTCAGTCCAGGCTCCTCCACCTTCGTCGTCGCCGTGCCGATCGTGCGCGAGCGCAAGACGCTGGGCGTGCTGGCCGGACTGCTCGACGCGAACGCGGATCTCCCCGGCGCGCGGCCCACGCGCGAGCACCTGACGCTCCTGGTGCTCAACCGGGAGGGCGATCTCTTCATCCCCTACGCACCTCCGGAGTGGGCCACCACGAAGGGCTTCGCCGCCAAGGTGGAGACGCTGCTCTCCGAGCGGGGCCAGGAGATGGAGACGGGCCGAGGAGAGGTGTTCGCCTGGGCCACGCCCGTGCCCGGCACCGAGCTGCGCCTGGTGCTCGCCGCGGATGAGACGTCCAGCATGACCACCATCCGCGAACGGCTGCTCACCCAGTTGCTGGTGATCGTCGTGCTGCAGGTGGGCACGCTGCTGCTCTTCGTCCTGCACTGGCGGCGTGTCTACCGGCTCTTCCTGGAGATGGAGCGGCGCGCGGCGGAGAAGGAGACGATGGCGGCGCTCGGCTCGGCCGCGAGCCTCATCGCCCACGAGGTGAAGAACTCGCTCAATGGCCTCAAGGTGGCCACCGGCATGCTCTCGCCCGGAGAGGAGCAGGCCCTCGCGGTGCGCACCCTGCGCGGGCAGATCGACAGGCTCGCGCACCTGGCCACCTCGCTGCTGCACTTCGGCAAGCCGCCGCGCGTGCAACGCACCCCCGTGGACCTGCCGCACCTGGTGCGCGAGGTGCTCGACGGCCTGCGCGTGCTGCCCGAGGCCGAGGAGGTCCACCTGGACGCCCATCTGCCCGAGAGCTTGAGCCTCACGGGGGACCCCCTGCTGCTCGCCACGGCGCTGGACAACCTGGTGCGCAACGCCATGGAAGCCACCGTGGCGGCCAAGGACCTGGGCCAGCTGGACTCGCCCGAGGTGCGCGTGCACGTGCGGCGAGAGGAAACCCACGCCGTGGTGGACGTGGAGGACAACGCGGGCGGACCCCCGGCGGACTTCGAGGGCCGGCTCTTCGAGCCCTTCGTCACCACCAAGCCCAAGGGGGTGGGCCTGGGCCTGTCCATGACCCGGCGCGCGGTGGAGGCGCAGGACGGGCAGCTCACCTTCTCCCGCATTCCCGGCGGCAGCCGCTTCAGCGTGCGGCTGCCGTTGACCGTTCCGGAGTCCCCGCCATGA
- the purF gene encoding amidophosphoribosyltransferase, with protein sequence MCGIFGIVGHPEASNLTYLGLHALQHRGQESAGIVASDGENLRAHREMGLVADIFTAPVIEDLPGGAAIGHVRYSTAGVSRLKNAQPLTVEYVGGQMAVAHNGNLVNAEELKKALEADGAIFQSDSDTEVVIHLIARSKQPSFEQKVVEALGRVKGAYSLLFLTEKKLVAVRDPFGFRPLVLGRLKNSWVLASETTALDLIEAEFIREIEVGEMVVIDEGGMRTSHPFAPSRQGRCIFEHVYFAKPDSVLFGSSVYETRKELGRQLAREQPVPGADLVIAVPDSGVPAAIGYAQASGIPYDVGLIRSHYVGRTFIEPQQSIRHFGVKLKLSAVRQVLKGKRVVVVDDSIVRGTTSRKIVKMLKAAGAVEVHLRISSPPTQWPCYYGIDTPSRQELIASSHSVEEIARYVTADSLGYISLDGLGTAVGDRERTTFCTACFSGQYLTGNLGPSVPDEVKSTPKLVSA encoded by the coding sequence ATGTGTGGAATCTTCGGAATCGTCGGCCACCCAGAGGCTTCCAACCTGACCTACCTCGGCCTGCATGCCCTGCAGCACCGGGGGCAGGAGTCCGCGGGCATCGTCGCCTCGGATGGAGAAAATCTGCGCGCGCACCGGGAGATGGGGCTCGTGGCGGACATCTTCACCGCGCCCGTGATCGAGGACCTTCCGGGAGGCGCGGCCATCGGCCACGTGCGCTACTCCACGGCGGGCGTCAGCCGGCTCAAGAACGCCCAGCCCCTCACGGTGGAATACGTGGGCGGCCAGATGGCGGTGGCGCACAACGGCAACCTCGTCAACGCCGAGGAGCTGAAGAAGGCGCTCGAGGCCGATGGCGCCATCTTCCAGTCGGACTCGGACACCGAGGTCGTCATCCACCTCATCGCCCGCTCCAAGCAGCCCTCCTTCGAGCAGAAGGTGGTGGAGGCCCTGGGCCGGGTGAAGGGCGCCTACAGCCTCTTGTTCCTCACCGAGAAGAAGCTCGTGGCGGTGAGGGATCCGTTCGGCTTCCGGCCCCTCGTGCTCGGGCGGCTCAAGAACAGCTGGGTGCTGGCGAGCGAGACGACGGCGCTGGACCTCATCGAGGCGGAGTTCATCCGCGAGATCGAAGTGGGGGAGATGGTCGTCATCGACGAGGGCGGCATGCGCACGAGCCACCCCTTCGCGCCCTCGCGCCAGGGCCGGTGCATCTTCGAGCACGTGTACTTCGCCAAGCCGGACTCCGTCCTCTTCGGCTCGAGCGTGTACGAGACGCGCAAGGAGCTGGGCCGGCAACTGGCGCGCGAGCAGCCCGTGCCGGGCGCGGACCTGGTCATCGCGGTACCGGACTCGGGCGTGCCCGCGGCCATCGGCTACGCGCAGGCGAGCGGCATTCCCTATGACGTGGGACTCATCCGCAGCCACTACGTGGGCCGCACCTTCATCGAGCCCCAGCAGTCCATCCGCCACTTCGGCGTGAAGCTCAAGTTGTCCGCGGTGCGCCAGGTGCTCAAGGGCAAGCGCGTGGTGGTGGTGGATGACTCCATCGTGCGCGGCACCACGAGCCGGAAGATCGTGAAGATGCTCAAGGCCGCGGGCGCGGTGGAGGTGCACCTGCGCATCTCCTCTCCGCCCACCCAGTGGCCCTGCTACTACGGCATCGACACGCCGAGCCGCCAGGAGCTCATCGCCTCCAGCCACTCCGTGGAGGAGATCGCCCGCTACGTGACGGCGGACTCGCTGGGCTACATCTCCCTGGACGGCCTGGGCACCGCGGTGGGTGACCGCGAGCGCACCACCTTCTGCACGGCGTGCTTCTCCGGCCAGTACCTCACGGGAAACCTGGGGCCGAGTGTGCCCGACGAGGTGAAGTCCACGCCGAAGCTCGTCAGTGCCTGA
- the yhbY gene encoding ribosome assembly RNA-binding protein YhbY codes for MPLTGKQRRELRALGHHLEPVVIVGQSGVSEGIIGAVNQALHDHELIKVKINEGPEERHEAAEKLAQGAEAELVQLLGRTVLLFKKRDEDSKFPKF; via the coding sequence TTGCCGTTGACCGGAAAGCAGCGCCGCGAACTGCGCGCGCTGGGACATCACCTGGAGCCGGTGGTCATCGTGGGCCAGTCGGGCGTGAGCGAGGGCATCATCGGTGCCGTCAACCAGGCGCTCCACGACCACGAGCTCATCAAGGTGAAGATCAACGAGGGCCCCGAGGAGCGCCACGAGGCCGCCGAGAAGCTGGCCCAGGGCGCGGAGGCCGAACTCGTGCAGTTGCTGGGCCGCACCGTGCTGCTCTTCAAGAAGCGGGACGAGGACTCCAAGTTCCCGAAGTTCTAG
- a CDS encoding J domain-containing protein — MAEGDVRQYFVRNDKGAIWGPLELPTIELLIDNGAIQGRLQVSEDGINFALPGRFPHLRDSFPREMWGDVVPPGPARPAATTAAPVAAAPQAPGGAPAPAGVPVAGPGIPRPAGVPIAGPGATARPGVPTAGPGARPGAPPPGAPRPPPGAPTAARPPAPGAPPPAGAPTPAAPVTASAPPSPAPDMSEAPPASGSLATHSPVRLYGLIAAGNHTGLLSLVLADSTVGIHFRKGNPELIESSHPDDALGTWLLRNKLVTPEQYQQAEAAKNRFGGEVLAALFGLGLLQPASAFTQLAQRAQGILLKGLRAETGSFTFELKDLPAAKAMPLGNKWAVLGDLVRRIPTADLHRLLQPVLALPVMKSNGRVATGDLRLTPHEVRVLALIDGVRSTAQFLHELPQDAEHLLRLVFLLKELGGVSFATPRTPAPGPAQAPAAKPATTGTHPVAKPAAPGAPPTVPAPKPATTGTHPVAKPAAPGAPPTAPAAKPATTGTHPVAKPAAPGAPPTAPAARPATTGTHPVAKPAAPGAPPAAQAPAPVPAAKPAAPSAAAAPASPGSAPGAGEIPALRELAQKMKEQNHFERLGVGADTNGPAVKIAYFKLAKQYHPDTLPPGAPPELEKLKADIFAYIGEAHRALADEKSRAAYIEDLKHGGSKEAEVDVEGILKSEDLFRRAGIFIKNRKFADAAKLLDEAIQLNPEEPEFYAWRGYARFFTFEDKKAGFNEAFRDIQVCLKKNDKVAAGHYFLGVIAKLCGDMSGALKSFQKTVELQPNHIDAQREIRMAAQKK, encoded by the coding sequence ATGGCGGAGGGAGACGTCCGGCAATACTTCGTGCGCAATGACAAGGGGGCCATCTGGGGTCCCCTCGAACTGCCCACCATCGAGCTGCTCATCGACAATGGAGCCATCCAGGGCCGGCTCCAGGTGTCCGAGGACGGCATCAATTTCGCCCTCCCCGGGCGCTTTCCGCACCTGCGCGACAGTTTCCCGCGCGAGATGTGGGGAGACGTCGTGCCGCCCGGCCCCGCCAGGCCCGCCGCGACCACCGCCGCTCCCGTGGCGGCCGCCCCCCAGGCACCCGGAGGAGCCCCCGCTCCCGCCGGAGTCCCCGTCGCGGGGCCTGGCATCCCACGTCCCGCGGGCGTCCCCATCGCGGGTCCCGGCGCCACCGCCCGGCCCGGAGTTCCCACCGCGGGCCCCGGCGCCCGTCCGGGTGCTCCGCCTCCCGGCGCGCCCCGCCCGCCTCCCGGTGCGCCCACCGCCGCCCGGCCTCCCGCTCCCGGTGCGCCGCCTCCCGCGGGGGCACCCACTCCCGCCGCCCCCGTGACCGCGAGCGCGCCTCCCTCCCCCGCGCCGGACATGTCCGAGGCACCGCCCGCCAGTGGTTCGCTCGCGACCCATTCGCCCGTGCGCCTCTACGGCCTCATCGCCGCGGGCAATCACACGGGTCTGCTCTCGCTCGTCCTGGCCGATAGCACCGTCGGCATCCACTTCCGCAAGGGCAACCCCGAGCTCATCGAGTCCTCCCACCCCGACGACGCGCTGGGCACCTGGCTCCTGCGCAACAAGCTCGTCACCCCGGAGCAATACCAGCAGGCCGAGGCCGCCAAGAACCGCTTCGGCGGCGAGGTGCTCGCGGCCCTCTTCGGTCTGGGCCTGCTCCAACCCGCCTCGGCCTTCACCCAGCTCGCGCAACGCGCCCAGGGCATCCTCCTCAAGGGTCTGCGCGCCGAAACGGGCTCCTTCACCTTCGAACTCAAGGATCTCCCCGCCGCCAAGGCCATGCCGCTGGGCAACAAGTGGGCGGTCCTCGGCGACCTGGTGCGCCGCATCCCCACCGCGGACTTGCACCGCCTGCTCCAGCCCGTGCTCGCCCTGCCCGTGATGAAGTCCAACGGGCGCGTGGCCACCGGAGACCTGCGCCTCACCCCTCACGAGGTGCGCGTGCTCGCCCTCATCGACGGGGTGCGCTCCACGGCCCAGTTCCTCCATGAGCTGCCCCAGGACGCCGAGCACCTGCTGCGGCTCGTGTTCCTCCTGAAGGAACTCGGGGGCGTGTCCTTCGCCACCCCGCGCACGCCGGCCCCCGGCCCCGCTCAGGCACCCGCCGCCAAGCCCGCCACGACGGGGACACATCCGGTCGCGAAGCCCGCCGCTCCCGGCGCCCCTCCGACAGTGCCCGCCCCCAAGCCCGCCACGACGGGCACGCACCCGGTCGCCAAACCCGCCGCGCCCGGCGCTCCTCCGACGGCGCCCGCCGCCAAGCCCGCCACGACGGGGACACATCCGGTCGCGAAGCCCGCCGCTCCGGGCGCGCCTCCGACAGCGCCCGCCGCCAGGCCCGCCACGACAGGAACGCACCCGGTCGCCAAACCCGCCGCCCCGGGTGCGCCACCCGCTGCCCAGGCTCCAGCTCCAGTTCCGGCGGCCAAACCCGCCGCTCCGAGCGCCGCGGCCGCTCCGGCCTCCCCCGGCTCCGCGCCTGGCGCGGGTGAAATCCCCGCCCTGCGGGAACTCGCCCAGAAGATGAAGGAGCAGAACCACTTCGAGCGCCTGGGCGTGGGCGCGGACACCAACGGCCCGGCGGTGAAGATCGCCTACTTCAAGCTGGCCAAGCAGTACCACCCGGACACGCTGCCTCCCGGCGCGCCGCCCGAGCTGGAGAAGCTCAAGGCCGACATCTTCGCCTACATCGGCGAGGCCCACCGCGCGCTCGCGGACGAGAAGAGCCGCGCGGCCTATATCGAGGATCTCAAGCACGGCGGCAGCAAGGAGGCCGAGGTGGACGTGGAGGGCATCCTCAAGAGCGAGGATCTCTTCCGCCGAGCGGGCATCTTCATCAAGAACCGCAAGTTCGCCGACGCGGCCAAGCTGCTCGACGAGGCCATCCAGCTCAATCCCGAGGAGCCCGAGTTCTACGCCTGGCGGGGTTACGCCCGCTTCTTCACCTTCGAGGACAAGAAGGCGGGCTTCAACGAGGCCTTCCGCGACATCCAGGTGTGCCTGAAGAAGAACGACAAGGTCGCCGCCGGGCACTACTTCCTGGGCGTCATCGCCAAGCTGTGCGGGGACATGAGCGGGGCGCTCAAGTCCTTCCAGAAGACCGTGGAACTGCAACCCAACCACATCGACGCGCAGCGGGAGATCCGCATGGCGGCACAAAAGAAGTAG
- a CDS encoding TSUP family transporter — protein MDLTPLQIVLLCVAALTAGTVDAIAGGGGLVSLPALLSTGMPPHVALGTNKGQSVFGAFAALVRFWRAGLVRGNLASITFPLGLVGSLLGTGLVLLMRPEVLKPVVLALLVVVAVFLAFRRGPPPGVRPEPPLARMKALGAVIALLIGVYDGFFGPGTGTFLIIAFSGLLGHSLTHASADAKVVNFATNLSAVALFSYRGLVLWHVALPMAAAQFTGAWMGAHLAVRGGDKLVRKVVLGVVVALVLKLGRDVLAG, from the coding sequence GTGGACTTGACTCCTCTCCAGATTGTCCTGTTGTGCGTCGCGGCCCTCACGGCTGGCACGGTGGATGCCATCGCGGGTGGAGGAGGGCTCGTGTCCCTGCCCGCCCTCCTGTCGACGGGCATGCCCCCGCACGTGGCGCTCGGGACCAACAAGGGTCAGTCCGTGTTCGGTGCGTTCGCCGCGCTGGTGCGCTTCTGGCGCGCCGGGCTGGTGCGCGGCAACCTGGCCTCCATCACCTTTCCCCTGGGCCTGGTGGGCTCGTTGCTGGGCACGGGACTGGTGCTGCTCATGCGGCCGGAAGTCCTCAAGCCCGTGGTGCTCGCGCTGCTGGTGGTGGTGGCCGTCTTCCTGGCCTTCCGCCGGGGCCCTCCACCGGGGGTCCGGCCCGAGCCGCCGCTCGCGCGCATGAAGGCCCTGGGGGCGGTCATCGCGCTCCTCATCGGCGTCTATGACGGCTTCTTCGGCCCCGGTACGGGGACGTTCCTCATCATCGCGTTCTCGGGACTGCTCGGGCACTCGCTGACGCACGCCTCGGCGGACGCCAAGGTGGTCAACTTCGCGACGAACCTGTCGGCGGTGGCGCTCTTCTCCTACCGGGGCCTGGTGCTCTGGCACGTGGCGCTGCCCATGGCGGCGGCCCAGTTCACCGGGGCCTGGATGGGTGCTCACCTCGCCGTGCGCGGTGGCGACAAGCTCGTGCGCAAGGTGGTGCTGGGCGTGGTGGTGGCGCTCGTGCTCAAGCTGGGCCGGGACGTGCTCGCCGGGTGA
- a CDS encoding YfbM family protein, protein MEMLCTLRSLTETQRQALLAAPGQLEAFIDDEEDFGDGEGARFQELDIGETWHGLQYLLTGTAWDGQAPLDFLVRGGEDVGDIPSDEGTARLFTSAQVKELSKALQAISPSTLRQRYAPARMQQEDIYPGFWEEPPPDLDPQEELLSYFEELRDFTARVAKRGQGLLVFIG, encoded by the coding sequence ATGGAAATGCTCTGCACGTTGCGCAGCCTGACGGAGACCCAGCGCCAGGCGCTGCTCGCGGCACCCGGCCAGCTCGAGGCCTTCATCGATGACGAGGAGGACTTCGGAGACGGCGAGGGCGCGCGCTTCCAGGAGTTGGACATCGGCGAGACGTGGCACGGCCTGCAGTACCTGCTCACGGGCACGGCGTGGGATGGCCAGGCGCCGCTGGACTTCCTCGTGCGGGGAGGCGAGGACGTGGGCGACATTCCCTCGGACGAGGGCACCGCGCGCCTCTTCACCTCCGCCCAGGTGAAGGAGTTGTCCAAGGCGCTCCAGGCGATTTCCCCGAGCACGCTGCGCCAGCGCTACGCGCCCGCGCGGATGCAGCAAGAGGACATCTACCCGGGCTTCTGGGAGGAGCCGCCGCCCGATCTGGATCCCCAGGAGGAGCTGCTGTCCTACTTCGAGGAGCTGCGCGACTTCACCGCCCGGGTGGCGAAGCGGGGCCAGGGCCTGCTGGTGTTCATCGGCTGA
- a CDS encoding acetyl-CoA carboxylase biotin carboxyl carrier protein subunit, with the protein MRYFTKRHGQKEAVPVDIEPAGDNRYKLTYEGRTLLVDALALESGAMSLLVDGTSHNVELEEVGDEVLVQVGGQTSRIDVADERRLRLRAGKAGFTVEGKQLIAAPMPGKVIKVLVKLGDEVKEGQGLVVVEAMKMENELKSPKAGKVVELPAKEGTAVEINAKLVVVE; encoded by the coding sequence ATGCGTTACTTCACGAAGCGGCACGGACAGAAGGAAGCGGTGCCGGTGGACATCGAGCCCGCCGGAGACAACCGCTACAAGCTCACGTACGAGGGTCGCACCCTGCTCGTGGACGCGCTGGCGCTCGAGTCCGGCGCCATGTCCCTGCTGGTGGACGGAACCTCGCACAACGTCGAGCTCGAGGAGGTGGGCGACGAGGTGTTGGTGCAGGTGGGCGGGCAGACGTCGCGCATCGACGTGGCGGACGAGCGGCGCCTGCGCCTGCGCGCGGGCAAGGCCGGCTTCACCGTGGAGGGCAAGCAGCTCATCGCCGCCCCCATGCCCGGCAAGGTCATCAAGGTCCTGGTGAAGCTCGGCGACGAGGTGAAGGAAGGGCAGGGCCTGGTGGTCGTCGAGGCCATGAAGATGGAGAACGAGCTCAAGAGCCCCAAGGCCGGCAAGGTGGTGGAGTTGCCCGCCAAGGAAGGCACCGCGGTGGAGATCAACGCCAAGCTCGTGGTCGTCGAGTAG
- a CDS encoding acetyl-CoA carboxylase biotin carboxylase subunit yields the protein MGKIRKILVANRGEIAVRVMRTCKELGIATVAVYSEADRSAPHVRMADQAFLVGPPPSRESYLVQERILEVARQSGADAIHPGYGFLSENASFVRACEKAGITFIGPPASAMDAMGEKTRARQNMIKAGVPVVPGSTEPFASHEEARAYAEKIGFPIMLKAAGGGGGKGMRRVERLEEFDSAWRGAKSEALNAFGNDAVYIEKYLEKPHHVEIQVFADTHGTTLHLNERECSAQRRHQKVVEETPSPILSPELRAKMGEVAVQAARAVNYVGAGTVEFLVDVHRNFYFLEMNTRLQVEHPVTEWVTGLDLVAWQIKVAEGGKLPLTQAPAPNGHSIEVRVYAEDPARNFMPSPGRITTLRVPGGPSLRDDSGVFPGYTVPNFYDPMISKLSVWAPTRREAIERAKRALDEYVVKGITTNVRYLHAILSHEEFVGGDYDTSFLPREHTALVGGAEDPQLTEAALLASVVYAYQRDQKRTRNMPQTSSGETGISSWRRALRRGR from the coding sequence ATGGGCAAGATCCGAAAAATCCTCGTCGCCAATCGCGGGGAGATCGCCGTCCGGGTGATGCGCACCTGCAAGGAGCTCGGTATCGCCACGGTGGCCGTCTACTCCGAGGCGGACCGCTCCGCGCCCCACGTGCGCATGGCCGATCAGGCCTTCCTCGTGGGACCTCCGCCCTCGCGTGAGAGCTACCTCGTGCAGGAGCGCATCCTCGAGGTCGCCCGTCAGTCGGGCGCGGATGCCATCCACCCGGGCTACGGCTTTCTCTCCGAGAACGCGTCCTTCGTGCGCGCGTGCGAGAAGGCCGGCATCACCTTCATCGGGCCGCCGGCCTCCGCCATGGACGCCATGGGCGAGAAGACGCGCGCCCGGCAGAACATGATCAAGGCGGGCGTGCCCGTGGTGCCCGGCAGCACCGAGCCCTTCGCCAGCCATGAGGAAGCGCGCGCCTACGCGGAGAAGATCGGCTTTCCGATCATGCTCAAGGCCGCGGGCGGCGGTGGCGGCAAGGGCATGCGCCGCGTGGAGCGCCTGGAGGAGTTCGACTCCGCCTGGCGCGGCGCCAAGAGCGAGGCGCTCAACGCCTTCGGCAACGACGCCGTCTACATCGAGAAGTACCTGGAGAAGCCCCACCACGTGGAGATCCAGGTGTTCGCGGACACGCACGGCACCACCCTCCACCTCAACGAGCGCGAGTGCTCGGCGCAGCGCCGTCACCAGAAGGTGGTGGAGGAGACGCCCAGTCCCATCCTGTCGCCCGAGCTGCGCGCGAAGATGGGCGAGGTGGCGGTGCAGGCCGCCCGGGCCGTGAACTACGTGGGCGCGGGCACGGTGGAGTTCCTCGTCGACGTGCACCGCAACTTCTACTTCCTGGAGATGAACACCCGCCTCCAGGTGGAACACCCCGTGACGGAGTGGGTGACGGGCCTGGACCTGGTGGCGTGGCAGATCAAGGTCGCCGAGGGTGGGAAGCTGCCCCTCACCCAGGCGCCCGCGCCCAATGGACACTCCATCGAGGTGCGCGTCTACGCGGAGGATCCGGCGCGCAACTTCATGCCGAGCCCCGGCCGCATCACCACCCTGCGCGTGCCCGGCGGCCCGTCCCTGCGAGATGACTCGGGCGTGTTCCCCGGCTACACGGTGCCCAACTTCTACGATCCGATGATCTCCAAGCTGTCCGTGTGGGCGCCCACGCGGCGCGAGGCCATCGAGCGGGCGAAGCGGGCGCTGGACGAGTACGTGGTCAAGGGCATCACCACCAACGTGCGCTACCTGCACGCCATCCTCTCGCACGAGGAGTTCGTGGGCGGCGACTACGACACGAGCTTCCTGCCGCGCGAGCACACCGCGCTCGTGGGCGGGGCGGAGGACCCCCAGCTCACCGAGGCGGCGCTGCTCGCGAGCGTGGTGTACGCCTACCAGCGGGATCAGAAGCGGACCCGGAACATGCCCCAGACGTCCTCGGGCGAAACGGGTATCTCCTCGTGGCGGCGGGCGCTCCGCCGCGGTCGCTAA
- a CDS encoding malonic semialdehyde reductase → MANPRPSLDTAVLDTLFHEARTHNVWLERPVEDALLHQLYALTRMGPTSSNTQPLRLVFVKSPEAKQRLKPALAAGNVDKTMSAPVTAIVAYDSRFHEQMPKLFPSRDLKSGFQAMPEEKLHKLAYMNSTLQGGYLILAARALGLDCGPMAGFDNAKVDETFFPDGQWKSNFLLNLGYGDPSKLFPRNPRLDFNDACRIE, encoded by the coding sequence ATGGCCAACCCACGCCCCTCCTTGGACACCGCGGTACTGGACACCCTCTTCCACGAGGCGCGCACCCACAACGTGTGGCTCGAGCGCCCGGTGGAGGATGCCCTCCTCCATCAGCTCTACGCGCTCACGCGCATGGGCCCCACGTCGTCCAACACCCAGCCCCTGCGGCTCGTCTTCGTCAAGAGCCCCGAGGCCAAGCAGCGCCTCAAGCCGGCCCTCGCCGCGGGCAATGTGGACAAGACGATGAGCGCGCCGGTGACGGCCATCGTCGCCTACGACTCCCGCTTCCACGAGCAGATGCCCAAGCTCTTCCCCAGCCGGGACCTGAAGAGCGGCTTCCAGGCCATGCCCGAGGAGAAGCTGCACAAGCTCGCCTACATGAACAGCACGCTGCAAGGCGGCTATCTCATCCTCGCGGCCCGGGCCCTGGGACTGGACTGCGGCCCCATGGCGGGCTTCGACAACGCCAAGGTGGACGAGACCTTCTTCCCGGACGGTCAGTGGAAGAGCAACTTCCTGCTCAACCTGGGGTACGGGGACCCGTCCAAGCTCTTCCCGCGCAACCCCCGTCTGGACTTCAACGACGCCTGCCGGATTGAATGA